From the genome of Prunus persica cultivar Lovell chromosome G8, Prunus_persica_NCBIv2, whole genome shotgun sequence:
TGTGCTGGTATTGGTTtcgtttcaatttcttttgatgtGCTTCCTATTTGGTATTATTCTAGAATTAAAATTTATGGATATtgaaaaaaagtatttaaatttcaattgcAGGAAACAAAAACGGGCTTCTTTTGCCTCACACGACCACAGaccaaggtttttttttaatctttgtaTCTTCctctatctttttcttttgggtatttctgttttatggtttttttgtttgctgtTTTGACTTATTGAGCTTctgttttcattaaaaatgaaGAACTCCAGCACTTGAGGAACAGTTTACCTGATCATGTTGTTGTTCAGCGCATTGAAGAGAGACTATCTGCTCTTGGAAACTGTATTGCTTGCAATGATCATGTTGCTCTTACACACACGGATCTTGACAGAGTATTTTTTTCGACTTTATCCGaagtttgttttttggttatttcGTGTTTAGTGTTTACTTTCCcttgcaaaaaaagaaaaaaagaaaagaatccgAGTTTTTCTGTGAATTCAAAGCAAATAACCTATAAAGTTCTTCTCCCCAAATAGACCCCAACCTTTTTGGAATCATAGGAAAATTGGAAGGCATCATACATCTATCCTAAAATCAACCCTGTTTAGCATGTAAAAGTATTCACTGAGGTTACTGCAGAACAAGTAAGATCCCACACCACCACCCCCCCTCCGCCCTTTTAAGGAAAATTAAAACTCGATGAGGATTTGGTTCATCTCACATGCACATGTCATGGGCCATTGGGCTTCCTACTTTTTTATGCTATATAGACTTGTATGTAACTATTGAGAGTGATTATATTGTGTTATACATGACTATTCAGCAAAAGTTTGAATTTGGTTCAGAATCAATTTGTAAATTTGCTCGTTAAAGAGGAATTGAATAGGCGATACAATTTTGGTTCCTCCACCAAAGCCATTTAAACCTTCCAAATTCTAAGgttttaaaagctttttttggcattttgaCTGTAGAACCAATTCTTTGGAAATGTTCTAAGGTGAGGTTCTCAAGCTTATATTTGGGTTGTTTGTATGTTTTGACTGATATCATATGGATATGTGGCAAGTGGTGTTTCATGTGCTTGTTATAAGCGGTTCTCATATGAACTTAGAGCCATGAACACCAATTAAAGAGAAACTCAAGATCTtgataaataaacaaagcTGCAGTGCAACTGTACGACCACCCTTTTCCATTTAGAAGATGACATAAACCTTTTGAAGTCAAGTAAATTTAAGATTGCTTCTGCATTTGTTCAtgtatttatttgttgttttactCAGGAAACTGAGGAGATGATCGCAGATGTACTTGGCGTGGAAGTTTTTAGGCAAACGATTGCTGGTAATATCCTTGTGGGCAGTTACTGTGCCTTCACCAACAGAGGTGGCATGGTAAGAACATGTTTTTCTTGGGCTGGTGTTTCTGAGGCATCTTTTGTTGaagatctttttctttcttttgtcatcttttgtttttcttttttcctttggttCCACTCTAAATCCTAATTTCGAAAACACTTGTGCAGGTTCATCCCCACACATCTGTTGAAGACTTGGACGAGCTTTCAACTCTTCTACAGGTTCCTCTGGTTGCTGGAACAGTCAATCGTGGCAGTGAAGTGATAGCTGCAGGCATGACAGTGAATGACTGGACAGCATTCTGTGGGTCCGACACCACTGCCACAGAACTCTCAGTTATTGAAAGTGTTTTCAAGTTGAGGGAAGCTCAACCTAGTGCCATTGTGGATGAAATGAGGAAATCATTGATTGACAGCTATGTCTGAGCAAAATCTCTGTGCTAGTTCCATGAATAGGTGCTGTTTTCTTCCTTGTTAattgttttaaaacaaaatatctttttaaattcttaatCATAAGAATTCTGGTGTTGCCAAGTTGTATAATTATGGTGCCAAGCTGTACAATATGTTATAACAAACGTGTTTTGCCTTTTTTCTTCCCAAAAGTATCATGtttttagtttgttttcaTCCTGCTGGTAGGAGTTGGTTGCTAGTTGCTTCAATGCATTGGATGGTTTGGAATTGTGTGTAATGGTCTGAAACCAATCCAAATCAGTCTTGACTTGAGAAGTAGTGGATTTGGTTTATCTGGGCTAATTATGTTCTTATCTTAGGTTCAATGTGATCAGTTGGATCATATGTGCCATTATCTGTTTGCTTTCCAGTGGTAAATAGATCTACAAGGAGAAAGCCTGTCCAAACCATCATCAAGATTCTTGCACTAGTATTTTCCCCCCATTCAGGACTTCAGATTTCTTGCATTGTGCATCATGTTGTAGCTTCTTTTTGAACTCTGTACATGAGGTTTCAGGGACACTAGATGTCGGCTTTTTCGCGGTTAAATTCCTACTTCATTATGTTGTTGCACGCTCAGATTAAATCCCTGTTTTCTTCCAccgatttgttttgtttttggtaccCGAACCCCTCATGCTATCTCATCTTCAATGCTTTCATGCCATTTGATTTGATGTgccaattttcatattttagtacATTGAATGTCAAAAATGTTAGAATCTGACAATGGCACTGGCACAAGAAAAAGTACCATGTAGGATGGAATCATTTGAGATACTTTCTCTTAGCTttgaaccttgtgccttaatAAGAGGGTACATGCTTTCTAATTTCTACTACCAAAGTCACAAAACGGGCCTTAAGGTGGGGTCCATttgcaaaataataaaataaaaaccaatgaTATCAATGGTTTAGTTTGTTGTCtcaaatttttagagctcgtTTGAGAGTGATTATGTAGAAGCGATTTTACTCATTAGTGATTTTAGTATAATCATTTTATGTTAGTAGCACTTTTGCGCAAAA
Proteins encoded in this window:
- the LOC18768175 gene encoding eukaryotic translation initiation factor 6-2, with the protein product MATRLQFENSCEVGVFSKLTNAYCLVSIGGSENFYSTFEAELADVIPVVKTSIGGTRIIGRLCAGNKNGLLLPHTTTDQELQHLRNSLPDHVVVQRIEERLSALGNCIACNDHVALTHTDLDRETEEMIADVLGVEVFRQTIAGNILVGSYCAFTNRGGMVHPHTSVEDLDELSTLLQVPLVAGTVNRGSEVIAAGMTVNDWTAFCGSDTTATELSVIESVFKLREAQPSAIVDEMRKSLIDSYV